A genomic segment from Gossypium hirsutum isolate 1008001.06 chromosome D04, Gossypium_hirsutum_v2.1, whole genome shotgun sequence encodes:
- the LOC107898668 gene encoding uncharacterized protein — MQAVNPSLSQFTGTAFPVAAGGFNRDFGVKVQIGDDESSKQLEMEEKEEEEFSFECLNPDGSLISADDVFLNGKIRPVYPFSNEDLVFANGNGSVSKPEDCEMSVRTLLKKVFVEGSPETTSSSETTGPYRRIVEKTLPDTCKKSNSTGFSKLWRFKDFMIRSNSDGKDAFVFFNHTTSSSGTSSVKAEMKSKKPKATIKQKSSKTTSAHEKLYVKNRATREGEKRRSFLPYKQFGFFTNVNKLSRNLHPF, encoded by the coding sequence ATGCAAGCAGTGAATCCTTCTTTGTCTCAGTTCACTGGAACTGCTTTTCCGGTCGCTGCCGGTGGTTTTAACCGTGACTTTGGAGTTAAAGTGCAGATCGGAGACGACGAGTCGAGCAAACAGCTTGAAAtggaagagaaagaagaagaagaattttCGTTTGAATGTTTAAATCCCGACGGTTCGCTGATATCGGCCGACGACGTTTTCCTTAACGGTAAGATCCGTCCGGTTTATCCGTTTTCTAACGAAGATCTTGTTTTCGCTAACGGAAACGGTTCCGTCTCAAAGCCTGAAGATTGTGAAATGTCTGTAAGGACTCTATTGAAGAAGGTTTTCGTTGAAGGTTCGCCGGAAACGACGTCGTCGTCGGAAACAACGGGACCTTACCGGAGGATCGTGGAGAAAACGTTGCCGGACACGTGTAAGAAGAGCAATTCAACGGGATTTTCAAAGCTTTGGAGGTTTAAAGATTTCATGATTCGAAGTAATAGCGACGGTAAAGACGCCTTCGTGTTTTTTAACCATACGACGTCGTCTTCTGGTACTTcgtcggtaaaagctgaaatgaAAAGCAAAAAACCAAAGGCGACGATAAAACAGAAGAGTAGCAAAACGACGTCAGCTCATGAAAAGCTTTATGTTAAAAACAGAGCAACGAGGGAAGGGGAAAAACGACGGTCGTTTTTGCCGTATAAGCAATTTGGGTTTTTTACTAACGTTAATAAGCTAAGCAGAAATCTTCATCCTTTTTAG